From a region of the Paenibacillus sp. FSL R10-2734 genome:
- a CDS encoding cytochrome b6: MFKNVYNWIDERLDVTPIWRDVADHEVPEHVNPAHHFSAFVYCFGGLTFFITVIQILSGMFLTMYYVPDIINAYASVEYLQSSVAFGQIVRGMHHWGASLVIVMMFLHTMRVFFTGSYKAPREMNWVVGMLIFFVMLGLGLTGYLLPWDNKAYFATKVTLEIANSVPVMGPVLKELMQGGTIVGAETLTRFFALHVFFLPAVLLSLLVGHFIMIRRQGISGPL; encoded by the coding sequence ATGTTTAAAAATGTCTATAACTGGATTGACGAACGTTTGGATGTTACGCCAATTTGGAGGGACGTGGCCGATCACGAGGTTCCTGAGCATGTTAACCCGGCCCATCACTTCTCTGCGTTTGTGTATTGTTTTGGCGGACTGACCTTTTTTATTACAGTGATTCAGATCTTATCGGGTATGTTCTTAACGATGTATTATGTACCAGACATTATCAATGCTTATGCTAGTGTTGAATATTTACAATCTAGTGTTGCTTTTGGACAAATTGTCCGTGGAATGCATCACTGGGGTGCCAGTCTAGTAATTGTCATGATGTTCCTTCATACGATGCGTGTCTTCTTTACAGGCTCTTACAAAGCTCCACGTGAGATGAACTGGGTGGTTGGAATGCTCATTTTCTTCGTAATGCTCGGGCTCGGTTTAACGGGTTACTTATTGCCTTGGGACAATAAAGCTTACTTTGCAACAAAGGTAACACTCGAAATTGCCAACTCTGTTCCAGTGATGGGACCCGTACTGAAAGAACTTATGCAAGGCGGTACGATTGTTGGTGCAGAAACGTTGACTCGGTTTTTCGCACTACATGTATTCTTCCTCCCAGCGGTGCTTCTTAGTCTGCTCGTAGGACACTTTATTATGATCCGCAGACAAGGGATTTCTGGACCGTTGTAA
- a CDS encoding DUF1405 domain-containing protein, which yields MSVHWFDKLFKHRGIIWLLFIVNLLGTIYGYIWYGNQLEFTAANYPLWLLPFVPDSPTASLFFTLALLLMLFPPKSYTGNNVRELIEALAVVTSVKYGLWAVSIIFAGGYQGDVLVWKDWMLVVSHLGMAVEALIYARFFSFRKMIPLALFWTLANDMLDYSYGIYPWLPSVLNDDVTQVQYFTMALTVFSVVAAWLFSRRQRPEESIYQFKNRR from the coding sequence ATGTCAGTTCATTGGTTTGATAAACTGTTTAAGCACCGAGGAATCATATGGTTGTTATTTATTGTGAATCTTCTCGGTACAATTTATGGCTACATATGGTATGGCAATCAATTGGAGTTCACGGCGGCTAACTATCCTCTTTGGTTGCTCCCGTTTGTTCCAGATAGTCCAACCGCGAGCTTGTTCTTTACCTTGGCGCTGTTACTAATGCTATTTCCTCCTAAAAGCTATACGGGAAACAACGTAAGAGAGCTTATTGAAGCTTTAGCAGTGGTGACTTCTGTGAAGTATGGGTTATGGGCAGTAAGTATCATTTTTGCTGGAGGGTATCAAGGAGATGTTCTAGTTTGGAAAGACTGGATGTTGGTTGTCTCCCATTTGGGCATGGCGGTAGAAGCCTTGATCTATGCACGATTCTTTTCTTTCCGTAAAATGATTCCGCTAGCACTCTTCTGGACCCTGGCTAACGATATGCTGGACTATTCGTACGGAATATACCCATGGTTACCTTCTGTACTGAATGATGATGTCACCCAGGTGCAATACTTCACAATGGCACTTACAGTATTTAGTGTTGTTGCTGCTTGGTTGTTTAGTAGAAGACAAAGACCAGAAGAGTCAATCTATCAGTTTAAGAATAGACGATAG
- a CDS encoding c-type cytochrome, with the protein MAHGNNSKEKVVYVGDSRVRRGNGFVTPPDYSAYPGKSEAFIPNFLLKEWMVGVVVLVGILVLTISEPAPLGFPANASATVIPIPDWYFLFLYQYLKLPYASGDYIVLGTLGVTGVAFGSLLLAPFLDTGRERRFYRRPIASSLMFLSLAAIVYLTNTAWTEYKHEMAETGQIPEDIQREEKAAENRAKGLPTSSAVKAKEIAIVDKDDPAMALYKQATCISCHAADLKGAGGPSLRGVGDTHDKEAILTIIKEGQGQMPKMYDTALGAGLSDQDIDALADWLAKQKSEQ; encoded by the coding sequence ATGGCACATGGAAACAATTCTAAGGAAAAGGTTGTATACGTCGGTGATTCCAGGGTTCGCAGAGGGAACGGCTTTGTTACACCTCCAGACTATTCAGCCTATCCTGGTAAATCGGAAGCCTTTATCCCTAACTTTCTACTGAAAGAATGGATGGTTGGCGTCGTTGTACTTGTAGGAATATTAGTGCTTACTATTTCTGAGCCAGCGCCGCTAGGGTTTCCAGCGAATGCGAGTGCTACAGTTATCCCAATTCCTGACTGGTATTTCTTGTTTCTCTATCAGTATTTGAAGCTTCCATATGCTTCTGGTGATTATATCGTGCTTGGTACATTAGGAGTAACTGGTGTAGCTTTTGGTTCGCTGCTGTTGGCTCCTTTTCTAGATACGGGTAGAGAGCGTCGCTTCTATCGTAGACCGATCGCTTCCTCGTTAATGTTCTTGTCACTTGCGGCGATTGTGTACTTAACGAACACGGCTTGGACTGAATACAAACATGAAATGGCTGAAACCGGTCAAATTCCTGAAGATATTCAACGGGAAGAAAAGGCAGCGGAGAATAGGGCGAAGGGTCTTCCGACCTCGAGTGCTGTTAAGGCAAAGGAAATAGCGATTGTGGATAAGGATGATCCAGCTATGGCACTGTATAAACAAGCCACATGTATCTCCTGTCATGCAGCGGATTTGAAAGGGGCTGGTGGACCTTCACTTCGCGGCGTTGGGGACACCCATGACAAAGAAGCAATCCTTACTATTATAAAAGAGGGTCAAGGGCAGATGCCGAAGATGTATGATACTGCTCTGGGAGCGGGGCTTTCGGATCAAGACATTGATGCCTTGGCAGACTGGCTTGCCAAACAAAAAAGCGAACAGTAA
- a CDS encoding CCA tRNA nucleotidyltransferase, whose product MKIYITVCWGARCLDWIQSGGKEFVMEWKMAPSAMALAAENVISELTQNGHEAFWVGGCIRDELLGRPVHDMDITTSALPEEVIAIFARSVPTGLAHGTVTVLQDGHGFEVTTYRTESGYVDHRRPDHVEFVSDVKEDLRRRDFTINAICCGLGGDLIDPFGGEKDLALRVIRCVGDAEERFDEDALRMLRCVRFASVLDFSIAKNTWRGLLRQRERLAHIAVERVRAELERIVEGPHPRRGLAMLARCELLARGKAPFPWTGTDLAAAAALTAGIGELESAHLRWALLLHALKQSAQEADELLRAWTFSGTTRTSVVQVLRVREAWTAALKAVPPGEPGGTDLLRRRWIAAVLSFGVEAAEGWLSLLAILPAAAHPAANPPADSKNSPAVSTSAVSEVSPAVNTSADSEVSPAVTVPAEWIAQMPLKRLSELAVTGNEVAEALEKRPGPWLGNMLNALLQATASGDLLNNKQVLLLEAKRMDGHEL is encoded by the coding sequence ATGAAGATATATATTACCGTGTGCTGGGGCGCAAGGTGCCTAGACTGGATACAGTCAGGGGGTAAGGAGTTCGTAATGGAATGGAAAATGGCGCCATCCGCTATGGCTCTTGCCGCGGAAAATGTAATTTCTGAGCTAACTCAAAACGGCCATGAGGCTTTTTGGGTCGGAGGATGCATTCGCGATGAGCTATTGGGCAGGCCAGTGCATGATATGGATATTACAACTTCAGCATTGCCGGAGGAAGTGATAGCTATCTTCGCACGCAGTGTTCCGACAGGATTAGCACATGGGACTGTCACTGTGCTTCAGGATGGACATGGGTTTGAAGTGACTACATACCGAACAGAAAGTGGTTATGTCGATCATCGTCGTCCGGACCATGTTGAATTCGTAAGCGATGTGAAGGAAGATCTTCGTCGTCGTGATTTTACGATTAACGCTATATGCTGCGGGCTGGGTGGAGATCTGATTGATCCCTTCGGTGGTGAGAAGGATCTAGCTCTTCGTGTGATCCGCTGTGTGGGGGATGCGGAGGAGCGGTTCGATGAGGATGCACTTCGCATGCTTCGCTGCGTTCGTTTCGCATCGGTGTTAGATTTCTCCATCGCCAAGAATACGTGGAGGGGGCTATTGCGCCAGCGAGAAAGACTAGCGCATATTGCTGTGGAGCGTGTCCGCGCGGAGCTGGAACGCATCGTAGAGGGGCCGCATCCTCGGCGCGGCCTCGCTATGCTGGCGCGCTGCGAGCTGCTCGCGCGCGGCAAAGCCCCGTTCCCCTGGACCGGAACCGATCTGGCGGCTGCTGCCGCCTTAACGGCCGGGATAGGGGAACTGGAAAGCGCCCACCTGCGGTGGGCGCTTCTCCTACATGCCCTGAAGCAGTCGGCCCAGGAGGCCGATGAGCTGCTGCGGGCATGGACGTTCTCGGGGACGACGCGGACCAGCGTCGTCCAGGTGCTGCGGGTCCGCGAAGCTTGGACCGCTGCCCTGAAGGCGGTGCCGCCGGGGGAACCAGGCGGCACAGATCTACTGCGGCGGCGCTGGATCGCCGCAGTGCTGTCCTTCGGCGTGGAAGCCGCCGAAGGGTGGCTCTCGCTGCTGGCTATCTTGCCAGCAGCCGCTCATCCCGCTGCGAACCCGCCAGCGGACTCAAAGAACTCACCCGCTGTCAGCACCTCAGCGGTCTCGGAAGTCTCGCCCGCTGTCAACACCTCAGCGGACTCAGAAGTCTCGCCCGCTGTCACCGTCCCAGCGGAGTGGATCGCTCAGATGCCGCTCAAACGCCTCTCAGAGCTTGCAGTTACAGGTAATGAGGTGGCGGAAGCGCTTGAGAAGCGTCCGGGTCCTTGGCTCGGAAATATGCTGAACGCACTTCTGCAAGCGACTGCATCTGGTGATCTTCTAAACAATAAACAAGTATTGCTGCTTGAAGCAAAAAGGATGGATGGTCATGAGCTATGA
- a CDS encoding sporulation protein YpjB encodes MLRGRYYVLVVLVFCWLMTSVSVVKASAAQGDAGEGSENVSKQSADVSSGIGLTVMSGKTGAQQLEQAAEALYGYVLEGDLMKLRQETEEISRIFVSSSFEGMTSVEGINALSGVIMDLKAAMASAKVSQQQLEATATRLRLAANSLNQPRQPIWLQYYKLIREDLNAMEQSGAANDLVGWRTAVERLQGRYENIRPAVIVSRQPEVVNAFDSWLSYVAGIPSSSHKIERTRLLEIVSYGQDAVRVMFGKEKDEPALSLPLASQEFGIWGGLAASFIIAVLAYAGYRKYRGENQNFKPV; translated from the coding sequence ATGCTCCGCGGGAGATATTATGTATTGGTTGTTTTAGTATTCTGCTGGCTAATGACCAGCGTGAGTGTTGTAAAAGCTTCAGCAGCGCAAGGGGATGCTGGTGAAGGTTCTGAAAATGTTTCGAAGCAAAGCGCCGACGTTAGTTCGGGCATCGGTTTGACAGTGATGAGTGGAAAGACTGGAGCACAGCAGCTAGAACAAGCCGCTGAGGCATTGTATGGGTATGTCTTGGAAGGGGATTTGATGAAGTTACGTCAAGAGACTGAAGAGATCTCCAGGATCTTTGTGTCCTCTTCCTTTGAAGGAATGACCTCTGTGGAGGGCATTAATGCGTTGTCTGGGGTCATTATGGACCTGAAGGCTGCTATGGCAAGCGCAAAAGTATCGCAGCAGCAATTGGAGGCAACAGCCACCAGGTTGCGGTTAGCCGCCAACAGTCTGAATCAACCTCGGCAGCCCATTTGGCTTCAGTATTATAAGCTAATTCGTGAGGATTTAAATGCGATGGAGCAAAGTGGTGCTGCAAATGATCTGGTAGGATGGAGAACGGCTGTAGAGAGGCTACAGGGTAGGTACGAAAATATCCGGCCTGCGGTGATCGTTTCCCGGCAACCAGAAGTAGTAAATGCCTTTGATTCTTGGCTCTCATATGTAGCGGGTATTCCTTCTTCCTCACATAAAATCGAACGGACCCGGTTGCTTGAAATTGTGTCTTACGGTCAGGACGCGGTACGGGTGATGTTCGGAAAAGAGAAGGATGAACCAGCTTTGTCGTTGCCGCTGGCATCGCAAGAATTCGGGATTTGGGGAGGGTTAGCCGCAAGCTTTATTATTGCTGTATTAGCGTATGCGGGCTACCGTAAGTACCGTGGAGAGAATCAGAACTTCAAGCCAGTGTAG
- a CDS encoding ubiquinol-cytochrome c reductase iron-sulfur subunit: protein MSSHNDQQDIWPEQEQPPSRKEMSRRQFLTYTLGGATAFMGAGAILPMVRFVVDPILHKKGAGEFIKVAEISKITEEPQEFTFELKQKDGWYDSTASLTAWIRKDAQGDIYALSPICKHLGCTVGWNNDKAHPDEYHCPCHGARYTKLGKNLEVAPKPLDQYKTKFDNGWVLLGDIVPNTVASEEA, encoded by the coding sequence ATGAGCAGCCATAATGATCAACAGGATATTTGGCCTGAACAAGAACAACCACCCAGCCGTAAAGAGATGTCGCGCAGGCAATTTTTGACCTACACGTTAGGTGGCGCTACTGCTTTTATGGGGGCAGGTGCAATTCTCCCAATGGTCCGTTTTGTCGTGGACCCAATATTACATAAGAAGGGCGCAGGAGAATTTATAAAGGTTGCTGAAATAAGCAAAATCACCGAAGAGCCCCAAGAGTTTACGTTTGAATTGAAACAGAAGGACGGATGGTACGACAGCACAGCATCATTGACTGCGTGGATCCGTAAAGACGCACAGGGTGATATTTATGCGCTTTCACCCATTTGTAAACATTTAGGCTGTACGGTCGGATGGAACAATGATAAGGCACATCCGGACGAGTATCACTGCCCTTGCCACGGTGCGCGTTATACCAAACTCGGCAAAAATCTCGAAGTAGCTCCAAAACCGCTTGACCAGTATAAAACGAAATTTGATAACGGGTGGGTTCTTTTGGGTGATATTGTGCCTAATACAGTAGCTAGTGAGGAGGCGTAG
- the bshA gene encoding N-acetyl-alpha-D-glucosaminyl L-malate synthase BshA, with amino-acid sequence MDRLKIGITCYPSLGGSGVVATELGKLLAEKGHEVHFITHSIPFRLGKFQKNIFYHEVEVNDYYVFKYPPYDLALATKMAQVAKMQNLDLFHVHYAVPHAVCAFLAKQMLGNDIKVVTTLHGTDITVLGQDESLKDLIRLGINESDAVTAVSKDLIRETRDVLDITREIDLTYNFVDHRVYYPRDVTNLRGDFASSDEKILMHISNFRPVKRVSDVVDIFAKVNLEIPSRLLLVGEGPDLPKIQAKISEMGLEDKVRFLGRQDEIAQVISLADLLLLPSEKESFGLVALEAMACGVPTIGSQTGGIPELIEHGKTGFIAPVGDTETMANYAIKLLSDDRMVQQFSQACLETACKDFCKDSITSQYEDIYYRVLGRKVPRLDTVRG; translated from the coding sequence ATGGATCGTTTGAAAATAGGTATTACCTGTTATCCGTCTCTTGGCGGCTCAGGCGTAGTAGCGACTGAATTAGGAAAACTCTTAGCCGAAAAGGGACATGAAGTTCATTTTATTACACATAGTATCCCGTTCCGGCTAGGGAAGTTTCAGAAGAACATCTTTTACCATGAGGTAGAGGTTAACGATTATTATGTATTCAAATATCCTCCTTATGATTTAGCACTTGCTACTAAGATGGCCCAAGTTGCCAAAATGCAGAATCTGGATCTGTTCCATGTTCATTATGCCGTTCCGCACGCTGTGTGTGCTTTCCTTGCGAAGCAGATGCTAGGTAATGATATAAAAGTTGTAACGACCTTGCATGGCACTGATATTACGGTACTTGGACAGGATGAATCACTAAAAGATCTAATCCGTCTTGGAATTAATGAAAGTGACGCAGTAACAGCTGTATCGAAGGATCTCATTAGAGAAACACGAGATGTCCTGGATATCACACGCGAGATCGATCTCACTTATAACTTTGTAGATCATCGTGTCTATTATCCACGGGATGTAACGAACCTACGGGGAGATTTTGCTTCTTCTGATGAGAAGATCCTAATGCACATCAGTAATTTCCGCCCAGTCAAAAGGGTGAGTGATGTGGTGGATATATTTGCTAAAGTGAATCTTGAAATACCTTCACGTCTGCTGCTTGTTGGCGAAGGGCCAGATCTTCCTAAGATTCAAGCCAAGATCAGTGAAATGGGTCTAGAAGATAAAGTGCGCTTTTTAGGTAGACAGGATGAGATCGCTCAAGTGATTTCGTTGGCTGATCTGCTCCTGTTGCCTTCAGAGAAGGAAAGCTTTGGTCTGGTTGCGCTGGAAGCGATGGCATGTGGCGTACCGACTATAGGTTCTCAAACCGGAGGTATCCCGGAGCTTATAGAACATGGAAAGACAGGATTCATTGCCCCGGTTGGTGATACAGAAACTATGGCGAACTATGCAATCAAACTCCTATCGGATGATCGTATGGTGCAGCAGTTCAGCCAAGCTTGTCTGGAAACGGCCTGCAAAGATTTCTGTAAAGATTCGATTACAAGTCAGTATGAAGATATATATTACCGTGTGCTGGGGCGCAAGGTGCCTAGACTGGATACAGTCAGGGGGTAA
- a CDS encoding nucleotide pyrophosphohydrolase, which translates to MDKSLSDIQREVDAYISQFKEGYFSPLSMLARMSEEVGELAREVNHEFGEKPKKSDEAENSIELELGDILFITVCFANSLGIDLTEAHNKVMHKFNTRDAGRWTPKDTD; encoded by the coding sequence ATGGACAAAAGTCTTAGTGACATTCAGCGGGAAGTAGACGCTTATATATCGCAGTTCAAAGAAGGCTACTTCAGTCCGCTGTCTATGTTGGCCCGCATGTCCGAGGAAGTCGGAGAGTTGGCCCGTGAAGTCAATCATGAATTTGGTGAGAAGCCGAAGAAGTCTGATGAAGCCGAGAATTCTATTGAGCTTGAACTGGGAGATATTCTGTTTATAACCGTTTGTTTTGCAAATTCTCTTGGGATTGATCTGACAGAAGCGCATAATAAGGTTATGCATAAGTTTAATACCCGAGATGCGGGACGTTGGACGCCAAAAGACACCGATTAG
- a CDS encoding YitT family protein: MNSNKVITISKTVAPIMLGTAIYAFGLLYFIIPSQLMEGGVTGITLLLNYAFDIPIFLTTLLINLPLFLLGWKVLGGRQIVYTGVGIGSLSLFLWIFERLISAGWIVPFSTEHDFILAALYAGVTLGTGLGIVFRFGGTTGGVDIVARILGRNFGWSMGQIILAIDIFIIGSSIFYIPKEKILYTLVAVFIASRVIDFIQEGAYAAKAFTIISDEAPQIADLITAELERGVTLIPAIGAYSKQAKHMVYCVVSRQEIRRLSLLVKSIDPHAFVIISDVHDVQGEGFRET; this comes from the coding sequence ATGAATTCAAACAAGGTAATTACAATTAGCAAAACAGTTGCTCCCATCATGCTCGGAACCGCAATATATGCATTCGGACTACTGTATTTCATTATTCCCAGTCAACTAATGGAAGGCGGCGTAACAGGAATCACACTACTCCTTAATTATGCCTTTGACATTCCAATCTTTTTAACAACGCTACTGATCAATCTCCCATTGTTTCTCCTGGGTTGGAAAGTCTTAGGTGGCCGCCAAATTGTGTACACAGGTGTAGGGATCGGGTCTTTGTCGCTTTTCTTGTGGATCTTCGAAAGATTGATCTCTGCTGGATGGATTGTACCATTCAGTACCGAACATGACTTTATTCTTGCTGCGCTGTACGCAGGAGTAACGCTCGGAACAGGGCTTGGGATTGTATTCCGTTTTGGCGGCACTACAGGTGGCGTAGACATTGTTGCAAGAATTCTTGGACGGAATTTCGGCTGGAGCATGGGGCAGATTATTCTGGCTATCGATATCTTCATTATCGGCTCTTCCATCTTCTATATTCCCAAAGAAAAAATACTATACACACTCGTTGCAGTATTTATCGCCTCACGTGTCATCGATTTTATTCAGGAAGGCGCCTATGCCGCAAAAGCTTTTACAATCATTAGTGATGAGGCACCCCAAATCGCCGATCTAATTACAGCAGAACTAGAACGAGGGGTAACGCTCATCCCCGCGATCGGTGCGTATTCCAAGCAAGCCAAGCATATGGTGTACTGCGTGGTTTCTAGGCAGGAAATTCGCCGGCTTAGTCTACTGGTCAAATCCATTGATCCGCATGCATTCGTTATTATCAGTGATGTGCACGACGTACAGGGCGAAGGATTTAGAGAAACATAA
- a CDS encoding methylglyoxal synthase, with amino-acid sequence MLKIAFIAHDRKKDEMVNFVLAYEHVFVGHELFSTGTTGQRIMDVTNLKIHRYMSGPLGGDQQIGAMVAQDELDLIIFLRDPLMAQPHEPDITALLRLCDVYGIPVATNIATAEVLVKAIDRGDFAWRELVHKYKPGVDE; translated from the coding sequence ATGTTAAAGATCGCGTTTATTGCACATGATCGCAAAAAAGATGAAATGGTAAATTTTGTATTGGCTTATGAGCATGTATTTGTAGGTCACGAACTGTTTTCTACGGGAACTACGGGCCAACGGATCATGGATGTGACTAACTTGAAAATTCATCGCTATATGTCAGGACCATTAGGTGGAGACCAGCAAATTGGCGCGATGGTAGCACAGGATGAATTGGATCTTATTATTTTCTTGCGTGACCCATTAATGGCACAGCCACATGAGCCAGATATTACAGCTTTACTTCGTCTATGCGACGTTTACGGTATACCTGTAGCTACGAATATCGCTACAGCTGAGGTGCTTGTGAAGGCGATTGATCGCGGTGATTTTGCCTGGCGTGAACTAGTTCATAAGTACAAACCAGGTGTTGATGAATGA
- the dapB gene encoding 4-hydroxy-tetrahydrodipicolinate reductase has protein sequence MSNKIRVIVSGAGGRMGKEVVKLVLQDEELELAAAVDRSTMDIDAGRLVGLEDSGVIVTSDLEAALAGSNGDVMVDFTIPQSAYTNTALAIKYGVRPVIGTTGFTPEQIVELDKQCQEQGIGGLIAPNFSIGAILLMKFAAQASKYFPHLEIIEYHGDQKLDAPSGTAIKTAEMISEVREELRQGNPNEEETIEGARGGYYNGFRIHSVRLPGVFAQEEVIFGGFGQSLKIRHDSYERAGYMPGVKMGIQKVMGYTGLIYGFEHFIE, from the coding sequence ATGAGCAACAAGATCAGAGTTATCGTATCCGGCGCAGGCGGGAGAATGGGTAAAGAGGTTGTTAAACTTGTACTGCAGGACGAAGAGTTGGAGCTAGCAGCTGCGGTAGATCGTTCAACGATGGATATTGACGCAGGCCGTCTGGTAGGTCTAGAAGACTCAGGCGTTATTGTAACTTCAGATCTTGAGGCTGCCCTCGCGGGAAGCAATGGAGATGTTATGGTCGATTTCACTATACCGCAATCGGCTTATACGAATACAGCGCTAGCCATTAAATATGGAGTGCGTCCGGTTATCGGTACAACCGGATTCACACCGGAGCAAATTGTGGAACTGGACAAGCAGTGTCAAGAGCAGGGGATAGGCGGACTCATTGCTCCGAATTTCTCCATTGGGGCTATTCTTTTGATGAAATTTGCGGCCCAAGCTTCAAAGTACTTCCCGCATCTGGAAATTATCGAATATCATGGTGACCAGAAATTGGATGCTCCATCCGGAACTGCAATCAAAACGGCAGAGATGATTTCAGAAGTACGGGAAGAACTTCGTCAAGGCAACCCTAATGAAGAAGAAACCATTGAAGGTGCCCGTGGAGGTTATTACAATGGATTCCGGATACATAGTGTCCGTCTTCCTGGCGTGTTTGCTCAAGAAGAAGTGATTTTTGGTGGGTTCGGACAATCATTAAAAATCCGGCATGATTCTTATGAGCGAGCAGGATATATGCCAGGCGTTAAGATGGGGATTCAGAAGGTAATGGGATATACCGGCTTGATCTATGGATTTGAGCACTTTATAGAATAG
- the bshB1 gene encoding bacillithiol biosynthesis deacetylase BshB1, with protein sequence MKLDILVFGAHADDAEIGMAGTIAKHTAAGLQVGLCDLTAAEMSSNGTVELRKEEAQQAADLLGVSVRTNLGLSDRGLFITEEHVAAVTAEIRRFAPAIVFAPYWEDRHPDHIACSKLVEEAVFNAKLRKYMPDKPAIPAPQLFFYFINDLGRTDLIVDVTKQYGVKEQALSCYRSQFTKPLGADAVSTPLTEGYIERVRSRDMLLGQRRLIPYAEGFATKVPYAVDLFTAGDHT encoded by the coding sequence ATGAAGCTAGACATTCTTGTATTTGGAGCTCATGCGGATGATGCGGAGATCGGTATGGCAGGAACGATTGCAAAACATACCGCTGCAGGACTTCAAGTGGGTCTGTGTGATTTAACAGCAGCGGAAATGTCCTCGAACGGTACTGTAGAGCTACGTAAGGAAGAGGCGCAGCAAGCTGCTGATCTGCTTGGCGTATCGGTGCGGACGAATTTAGGTCTATCTGACAGAGGACTTTTTATTACGGAAGAACATGTGGCAGCTGTGACAGCAGAAATTCGCCGGTTTGCTCCTGCGATTGTTTTTGCTCCTTATTGGGAAGATCGTCATCCTGATCATATTGCATGCAGTAAGCTGGTAGAAGAGGCTGTCTTTAATGCCAAGCTACGTAAATATATGCCGGACAAGCCAGCAATTCCAGCTCCACAGTTGTTTTTTTATTTTATAAATGATTTAGGACGTACGGATCTTATTGTAGATGTTACTAAACAATATGGGGTGAAGGAGCAGGCATTGTCCTGCTATCGCTCCCAGTTTACAAAGCCGCTAGGTGCCGATGCTGTATCTACACCATTAACGGAAGGCTACATTGAACGTGTTCGCTCCAGAGACATGTTGCTTGGACAGCGGAGACTCATTCCCTATGCAGAAGGGTTTGCAACAAAAGTGCCTTATGCAGTAGATCTGTTTACTGCGGGGGATCATACTTAA
- a CDS encoding tetratricopeptide repeat protein — translation MDQRDYVREAYRSILRSDFAEAIVCFEAAIAASPADAEVRYRCSITYARSGMLDKALVHAQAAMKLDGSKPEYSLHLQHLQAMMHVQEAKRLIEDEDNKTRNPYHPITLLKEAITLDPLYGDAYVWLAIAYSRVNEHMQAMAALKEVISLHPDDSGLRELMVDLQKSIQSYMQ, via the coding sequence ATGGATCAAAGAGATTATGTAAGAGAAGCCTATCGCTCTATATTGAGAAGTGACTTTGCGGAAGCTATTGTTTGCTTCGAAGCCGCGATTGCAGCAAGTCCGGCTGATGCTGAAGTCAGATATCGTTGTTCCATAACGTATGCCCGCAGTGGTATGCTAGATAAAGCTTTAGTTCATGCTCAGGCCGCTATGAAGTTAGATGGCAGCAAACCTGAGTATAGTCTACATCTACAGCATTTGCAGGCTATGATGCATGTTCAGGAAGCTAAACGGTTGATAGAAGATGAAGATAACAAAACTCGTAACCCGTATCATCCGATCACGCTGCTGAAAGAGGCTATTACCCTTGATCCTTTATATGGGGATGCTTATGTATGGCTTGCCATCGCGTATAGTCGGGTGAATGAACATATGCAGGCAATGGCTGCCTTGAAAGAAGTGATTTCTTTACATCCGGATGATTCTGGCTTGCGAGAATTGATGGTAGACCTTCAGAAATCCATACAATCGTATATGCAGTAG